From the genome of Candidozyma auris chromosome 2, complete sequence, one region includes:
- the PEX5 gene encoding Pex5p translates to MSFFGGADCSVNGNAVAQLNKHTQQDRSLQRQTNQPGQVVNQGFKNDKMMNQRDMEQFMGGGSPSPSPFQFQPMRHELNRIQQTQSPVAGNQQQWLNEFNAQTSQPVHSHSKSQGAVPRTLANTQWASEFSQAGPQHQHQQSHMSQQSRVPMMGYRPMMGMGMGSTMAANAPQQQQQGNQTEQAEPAVDWDNQFKEIEELSADASAAEETATADKQEVEDDIAIDDKYQATFQEVWDSLNSDAIENDFISQQYEEFKNSQGETYPASMSQWERDFAKYASTRAHFGDYKFESKESNQFMDLPSTEDPYQIGLQLMENGAKLSEAALAFEAAIARDENHVQAWLKLGEVQTQNEKEVAGITALEKCLELNPENSEALMTLAISYINEGYDNAAFATLERWIATMYPDIAEKARQENPTISDEDRFSLHKRVTELFIKAAQLSPDQANMNPDVQMGLGVLFYANEDFDKTIDCFKAALSIRPDDPVLWNRLGASLANSNRSEEAVNAYFKALELRPTFVRARYNLGVSCINISCYKEAAEHLLSGLAMHQVEGQESTLSHNQSSSLMETLKRAFIAMDRRDLVELVKPGMNLDQFRGEFNF, encoded by the coding sequence ATGTCCTTCTTTGGCGGTGCTGACTGTTCCGTGAACGGCAACGCCGTGGCACAACTCAACAAACACACTCAGCAAGACCGCTCCCTTCAGCGGCAGACAAACCAGCCCGGACAGGTGGTAAACCAGGGCTTCAAGAACGACAAGATGATGAACCAGCGTGACATGGAGCAGTTCATGGGTGGAGGCTCACCTTCGCCTTCCCCGTTCCAGTTTCAACCCATGCGTCACGAGCTTAACAGAATCCAGCAAACTCAGCTGCCTGTGGCTGGTAACCAACAGCAATGGCTCAACGAGTTCAATGCTCAGACCTCTCAGCCTGTGCACAGCCATTCAAAATCCCAGGGGGCTGTCCCACGGACATTGGCCAACACCCAGTGGGCTCTGGAATTTTCTCAGGCTGGCCCTcagcaccaacaccaacagTCACACATGCTGCAGCAGAGCAGAGTGCCCATGATGGGCTACAGGCCTATGATGGGCATGGGGATGGGCTCGACCATGGCAGCAAATGCcccacagcagcagcagcaggggAACCAGACAGAGCAGGCGGAGCCAGCTGTGGATTGGGATAACCagttcaaggagatcgaaGAACTCAGTGCTGACGCTCTGGCTGCAGAAGAAACTGCCACAGCAGACAAACAGGAGGTGGAAGACGACATTGCCATTGACGACAAGTATCAGGCCAcatttcaagaagtatgGGACTCGTTGAACTCTGATGCCATTGAAAACGACTTCATTTCTCAGCAATAcgaagagttcaagaactcTCAGGGAGAAACGTATCCTGCTAGTATGCTGCAGTGGGAAAGAGACTTTGCGAAGTATGCCTCCACCAGAGCACATTTCGGTGACTACAAGTTCGAGtccaaagaaagcaacCAGTTCATGGACTTGCCAAGCACAGAGGACCCTTACCAGATAGGTCTTCAGTTGATGGAGAACGGCGCCAAATTGTCGGAAGCCGCCTTGGCTTTCGAGGCTGCCATTGCTCGTGACGAAAACCACGTCCAAGCATGGCTCAAGCTTGGTGAGGTGCAAACGCAGAATGAAAAGGAAGTGGCTGGTATCACCGCCCTCGAAAAGTGTCTCGAGTTGAACCCTGAGAATTCTGAGGCCTTGATGACCTTGGCTATCTCTTACATCAACGAAGGGTACGACAATGCGGCATTTGCCACTTTGGAGCGCTGGATAGCTACCATGTACCCTGATATCGCCGAGAAAGCTCGTCAGGAAAACCCTACCATCTCAGACGAAGACAGATTCTCCTTGCACAAGAGAGTCACCGAGTTGTTCATCAAGGCAGCCCAATTATCTCCCGATCAGGCCAACATGAACCCAGATGTGCAGATGGGACTTGGTGTGCTCTTTTACGCCAATGAAGATTTCGATAAGACCATTGACTGCTTCAAGGCGGCTCTTTCGATCAGGCCAGATGACCCAGTGTTGTGGAACAGACTTGGTGCCTCTTTGGCTAACTCTAACCGCTCCGAGGAAGCTGTCAACGCATACTTCAAGGCATTGGAACTCAGGCCAACGTTTGTGCGTGCCAGGTACAACTTGGGTGTTTCTTGCATCAACATCAGCTGTTATAAGGAAGCTGCCGAGCACTTGCTCAGTGGATTGGCCATGCATCAAGTTGAGGGCCAGGAATCTACTCTCAGCCACAACCAGTCGTCATCGTTGATGGAGACTTTGAAGAGAGCGTTCATCGCGATGGACAGAAGGGATTTGGTTGAGCTTGTGAAGCCAGGCATGAACTTGGATCAGTTCAGAGGAGAGTTTAATTTCTAG